TTTCAGAATATTGACATGTTTTTATCATACGATGGGGTTGTGCCTGTCATGAAAGCAAAAATCGGATTCATCGGAGCCGGCAGGATGGCCGGAGCGATGATCAAGGGCCTTATAGCCAGGAACGTCTACACGCCCGACGAGATCGTGGCCTGCGCGCCTTCGAAAGAGACCCGCGACAGGATGACCCAGACTTGTAAAATCAGAATGTACGAGAAGGCCGCCGACCTGGTGGATCTGACAGATGTCCTGGTCCTCGCCATCAAACCCAAACTCATCGCATCGCTGTTCAAAGACGAGGGTCTGGCACTAGGCAAAAACCACCTTCTGATCAGTATCGCGGCAGGTGTCAAACTGAAGGCCCTTCAGAGCTATGCTCCCGAATCGAGAATCGTGAGGGTCATGCCAAATCACTGCTGCATGGTCCTCGAGGGTGCGTCCGGATACGTCATGGGCGAGAAATGCACGGCAGAGGACAAGAAGACCGTTGACACGGTCCTGTCGTCCTTCGGCCTTGCCACCGAGGTCCGCGAATCCGACCTCGATGCGGTCACCGGGATCTGCGGAAGCTCTCCCGCATACCTCTACATGGTGGCGCATGCCCTCATCGAGGCAGGAATGAAATACGGACTCACCAAGGAACAGGCCACCCTGCTGGCGGGACAGTCCCTGGTGGGAGCGGGTAAGATGGTTCTGGAGTCCGGAATGGACACCGATGCACTCGTGGACGGTGTCTGCTCCCCCGGCGGAACCACCATCGAAGGAGTCAAGGTCCTCCGCGATGAGCACATGGAGGACATCTTCGTAAGATGCGTTGACGCCTGCGTCAAGAGGTCCGTAGAAATGGGAAAAGAATGATAGTGCCAGGCATCTGATTTTCGAATGCTCTCAGCGCTTGCGGCGGACCATGCTCTTGAGCAATCCGACCGCGACCCTGGGGGCATTCGCCCAGATGGATCCTGTCTTCCAATCGAGGTCGTTCTTGTCGGTGATGGTCGAATCCATCATCCTGACGCCCTCCTCCTTTATCGCCCACAGACGCCTGTCGCGCTCCTCGCTGTCAAAGGTGAGAGCCTCGTCTATGGTGTGCATGATGCTGCGGGCGGTCTCGGTACGCTCGTTCCTTATCTTGGCCCCTTCCTCGGTCAGACGCCCGCTCTCCAGCTGAGCGTTGCTGAGCGCGATGGCCGCATCGTAGGAGGTCTCGGCGATTTCGTCGCGGTTCATCCACACGGTCTCGTACGAAAGGACATGCTTCCAGGAAGGG
The sequence above is a segment of the methanogenic archaeon ISO4-H5 genome. Coding sequences within it:
- a CDS encoding Pyrroline-5-carboxylate reductase ProC, with translation MFLSYDGVVPVMKAKIGFIGAGRMAGAMIKGLIARNVYTPDEIVACAPSKETRDRMTQTCKIRMYEKAADLVDLTDVLVLAIKPKLIASLFKDEGLALGKNHLLISIAAGVKLKALQSYAPESRIVRVMPNHCCMVLEGASGYVMGEKCTAEDKKTVDTVLSSFGLATEVRESDLDAVTGICGSSPAYLYMVAHALIEAGMKYGLTKEQATLLAGQSLVGAGKMVLESGMDTDALVDGVCSPGGTTIEGVKVLRDEHMEDIFVRCVDACVKRSVEMGKE